In Lotus japonicus ecotype B-129 chromosome 5, LjGifu_v1.2, one genomic interval encodes:
- the LOC130717423 gene encoding receptor homology region, transmembrane domain- and RING domain-containing protein 2-like — MGTSNLVLLFFSLLCFSALAAAKVVLIGNNITLSFDDIEANFAPAVKGSGEAGVLYLAEPLDACTELTNKVEQLPNVSSPYVLLIRGGCSFEEKVRRAQSAGFKAAIVYDNEDGGVLVAMAGNSAGIRIHAVFVSKASGEILKKYTGFTNVETWLIPTFENSAWSIMAISFISLLAMSAVLATCFFVRRHRIRRERPRASRVREFHGMSSRLVKAMPSLIFTAVLEDNSTSGTCAVCLEDYCVGEKLRILPCCHKFHAACVDSWLTSWRTFCPVCKRDARTGLSEPPPSESTPLLSSTPASVASSVLSSVRSSFASSSAIQISRAASQSNHSLASTPCLPPSMRSFRQSPSLSISRSSVDLRNASQRSLASHLNSAYSIGYPSMSPLNSRYMSPHIPSPSNASVSYIGSSSHQQRTLRYSESTASFIGSSSHQQHPLRYSESAASFSPFASANSLPEC; from the exons ATGGGTACCTCGAATCTTGTCTTGCTTTTCTTCTCTCTGCTGTGTTTTTCTGCTTTGGCGGCTGCTAAGGTTGTACTGATTGGGAACAACATCACTCTCTCATTCGATGATATTGAAGCTAATTTCG CTCCGGCAGTCAAAGGGTCTGGAGAAGCTGGTGTCTTATATTTAGCAGAGCCCCTTGATGCATGTACAGAACTGACAAATAAAGTTGAACAACTTCCAAATGTGTCCTCACCTTATGTTTTGTTGATTAGAGGGGGATGTAGCTTCGAGGAAAAGGTGAGAAGGGCACAAAGTGCTGGCTTCAAAGCTGCAATTGTCTATGACAATGAAGATGGTGGTGTCTTGGTTGCAA tgGCAGGAAATTCAGCTGGTATAAGAATACATGCTGTGTTTGTATCAAAAGCTTCGGGTGAAATACTAAAGAAATACACTGGGTTTACTAATGTGGAAACATGGCTCATTCCGACTTTTGAAAACTCAGCTTGGTCTATCATGGCCATCTCGTTCATTTCCCTACTAGCTATGTCTGCAGTGCTGGCCACTTGCTTCTTCGTCCGCAGACATCGCATAAGAAGAGAAAGGCCTCGAGCTTCTCGTGTTCGTGAATTTCATGGTATGAGTAGTCGCCTAGTGAAAGCAATGCCAAGTTTGATATTTACTGCTGTTTTGGAAGATAACTCTACATCAGGAACTTGTGCTGTCTGCCTTGAAGACTATTGCGTTGGAGAGAAGCTCAGAATTCTTCCCTGCTGTCACA AGTTTCATGCTGCCTGTGTGGATTCTTGGCTTACTTCATGGAGAACCTTCTGTCCAGTTTGCAAGCGCGATGCTAGAACTGGCCTTAGTGAACCACCACCTTCAGAATCCACACCTCTGCTCTCATCGACACCAGCATCCGTGGCATCCTCTGTCTTATCTTCTGTGAggtcatcatttgcttcatcttcaGCAATACAAATTTCTCGGGCAGCTTCACAATCCAACCACTCTTTAGCTAGTACCCCTTGTCTTCCACCATCCATGAGGTCCTTCCGTCAGTCCCCTTCCCTAAGCATCAGCCGCAGCTCTGTAGATCTTAGGAACGCTTCCCAAAGATCTCTAGCTTCTCACTTGAATTCAGCATATTCCATCGGATACCCATCCATGTCACCTCTTAACTCAAGGTACATGTCTCCACACATTCCGAGTCCAAGCAATGCTTCAGTGAGTTATATTGGTTCTTCCAGTCACCAACAACGTACACTCCGGTATAGTGAGTCAACAGCAAGTTTTATTGGTTCTTCCAGTCATCAACAGCATCCACTCCGGTACAGCGAATCGGCGGCGAGCTTCTCACCGTTTGCATCTGCAAACTCCCTCCCAGAATGTTAA